In Prunus dulcis chromosome 1, ALMONDv2, whole genome shotgun sequence, the following are encoded in one genomic region:
- the LOC117632897 gene encoding pollen-specific protein C13-like: MAKLIVLFALCVLPALAVATRPMRTPFTVEGRVFCDPCRAGFETSATTYIPGATVRLECRDRKTMDIRYTKEGRTDSTGTYKIPVTEDHEDQFCDAVLVSSSRKDCAAAAPGRDRARVILTGYNGIASYNRFANAMGFMKNEAVSGCAQILKQLQEFDE, encoded by the exons ATGGCGAAGTTGATTGTGCTGTTTGCTCTGTGTGTGCTTCCGGCTCTGGCCGTCGCCACCCGTCCCATGAGGACCCCATTCACGGTGGAAGGAAGGGTCTTCTGTGACCCTTGCCGTGCTGGGTTTGAGACCTCAGCCACCACCTACATTCCCG GTGCCACTGTTAGACTAGAGTGCAGAGACAGGAAGACCATGGATATCCGATACACCAAAGAAGGGAGAACTGACTCAACAGGAACCTACAAGATCCCCGTCACAGAGGACCATGAGGACCAGTTTTGTGATGCTGTCCTTGTTAGCAGCTCCCGGAAGGACTGTGCGGCAGCTGCCCCAGGGCGTGACCGTGCACGTGTCATCCTCACCGGCTACAATGGCATTGCATCATACAACCGTTTTGCCAATGCAATGGGGTTCATGAAGAATGAAGCCGTGTCTGGTTGTGCCCAGATTCTCAAGCAATTGCAGGAGTTCGACGAGTAG
- the LOC117635688 gene encoding 2,3-bisphosphoglycerate-dependent phosphoglycerate mutase-like, translating to MAAAVFNQSIGASQSLGHFNTSGLHQEFGKGSVRFISKAFEVDVGLSKKGCYNSSQRHLSIIRASTFQTSLIDIVSSPSHNKSNDSRKKSGEAALILIRHGESLWNEKNLFTGCVDVPLTKKGVEEAIEAGKRISNIPIDMIYTSALIRAQMTAMLAMTQHRRKKVPVIMHNESEQAMAWSQIFSEDTKKQSIPVVADWRLNERMYGELQGLNKQETADRYGKEQVHEWRRSYDVPPPNGESLEMCAQRAVAYFKDQIEPQLLAGKNVMIAAHGNSLRSIIMYLDKLTSQEVISLELSTGIPMLYISKEGKFIRRGSPAGPAEAGVYAYTKKLALYRQKLDEMVH from the exons ATGGCTGCTGCTGTATTTAACCAAAGCATTGGGGCTTCTCAGTCCCTTGGGCATTTTAATACCTCCGGCCTGCATCAAGAGTTTGGGAAAGGTTCAGTGAGATTTATTTCAAAGGCTTTTGAGGTTGATGTTGGACTGTCAAAAAAAGGATGCTATAACTCCAGTCAGAGACACCTTAGTATAATTCGAGCCTCGACTTTCCAGACTTCATTGATCGATATAGTTTCATCCCCCTCACATAACAAATCCAATGATTCTCGGAAGAAATCTG GTGAAGCAGCTCTGATTTTGATTAGGCATGGCGAGTCATTGTGGAACGAAAAGAACTTGTTCACAGGCTGTGTTGATGTCCCTCTGACCAAGAAGGGTGTGGAAGAGGCGATCGAAGCTGGCAAGAGAATCAGCAACATACCTATCGACATGATCTATACATCTGCACTGATTCGTGCTCAGATGACTGCCATGCTTGCCATGACACAGCACCGTCGTAAGAAG GTGCCAGTTATAATGCATAATGAGAGTGAACAAGCTATGGCATGGAGTCAGATTTTTAGTGAAGACACAAAAAAGCAATCCATTCCTGTTGTAGCAGATTGGCGGTTGAATGAAAGAAT GTATGGGGAATTACAGGGTCTCAATAAACAGGAAACAGCAGATAGATATGGGAAGGAACAAGTTCATGAGTGGCGTCGGAGTTATGACGTACCCCCTCCTAATGGCGAGAGTTTGGAAATGTGTGCTCAAAGAGCTGTTGCTTATTTCAAAGATCAA ATTGAACCCCAACTTTTAGCTGGAAAGAATGTGATGATTGCTGCCCATGGGAATTCATTGAGATCCATAATAATGTATCTTGACAAACTAACTTCTCAAGAG GTTATTAGTTTAGAACTATCAACTGGAATACCCATGCTTTACATTTCCAAAGAGGGGAAATTCATTAGGAGGGGAAGTCCTGCCGGACCTGCTGAGGCTGGGGTTTATGCCTACACCAAG aaatTGGCTCTTTACAGGCAGAAGTTAGATGAGATGGTTCATTAG
- the LOC117615932 gene encoding uncharacterized protein LOC117615932: MAESENPLLNEFCAAAAQSRRLLIRLKGPGPCPVRDPNAGQCLKQSVNVCKSFNRNRIADNGIQESSDAKHVARSAKIPEFSTNTLMSSKHDNGSMKLLSGFVEQNQFKANTLCRSTRGDTAAKARKRTRLPLGLPTSSKLKRSKRSLSAERRTSIDDLPSVILAEILCRLACNKYVFQCKTVSKRWCTLIEDPYFIGCFVRIQSYKGIPKIRTLITKRAVEFRPIQTQALNMFMRFHRLMEKPVVVATYNDLVLCCMTKDCQHIYYICNACTMQYVVLPPTPSRCHKSVRVGFICNVPDYKCEEDDWKGNNFQHNVECRYTVVRILPPVEFENGEKKCDTFKLNVEIFSSDTGEWRESVVSSPQHFNFGRLKELSFTYNGMLYWLTEQDFIVIGLGPFYDNDGTSSSNNNGDGIIDHKLGFTIFEETLDFGFMLQYSGVCRGYVLLCNMSMLSRSLYVYELKQSQDDGGAAAGKKLYLSKRRVYSFDAEMIPFKSNMLLIAFDPSNKDIFYLRVDDDIIKWNVHTGKWSKISRHWVKRCDYYTVVLPWWPTSIPRLPQQQQRAHLC, translated from the exons ATGGCTGAATCGGAAAACCCCCTCCTCAATGAATTCTGTGCTGCCGCCGCGCAGTCCCGCCGGCTCCTCATCCGCCTCAAGGGCCCCGGCCCCTGTCCTGTGCGGGACCCCAACGCCGGCCAATGCTTGAAACAGAGCGTCAATGTTTGTAAAAGCTTCAATAGGAACAGAATTGCCGACAATG GAATTCAAGAATCTAGTGATGCTAAACATGTTGCTAGATCTGCAAAGATACCCGAGTTCAGCACCAATACTCTTATGAGCTCTAAGCATGACAATGGTTCCATGAAGCTTTTATCTGGATTTGTTGAGCAGAACCAATTCAAGGCCAATACTCTATGCAG GTCGACGAGAGGCGATACTGCTGCcaaagcaaggaaaagaacCCGATTGCCTCTTGGATTGCCGACCTCGAGTAAGTTAAAAAGATCAAAGAGATCATTATCAGCAGAGAGAAGAACATCAATTGATGATCTACCCAGCGTTATATTGGCTGAAATCCTATGCCGACTTGCATGCAATAAATATGTTTTCCAGTGCAAAACTGTGTCCAAGCGTTGGTGCACCCTCATCGAAGATCCTTATTTTATTGGCTGCTTTGTAAGAATCCAAAGTTATAAGGGAATTCCAAAGATACGCACTTTGATAACCAAAAGAGCTGTGGAATTCCGTCCTATACAAACTCAGGCGCTCAATATGTTCATGCGTTTCCACCGTTTGATGGAAAAACCAGTTGTTGTAGCGACATATAATGACTTAGTTTTGTGCTGCATGACCAAGGATTGTCAACACATATACTACATCTGCAATGCATGCACCATGCAGTATGTTGTACTTCCACCCACCCCAAGTCGATGTCACAAGAGTGTGCGGGTAGGATTCATCTGCAATGTTCCTGACTATAAATGTGAGGAAGATGATTGGAAAGGAAACAACTTCCAGCATAATGTTGAGTGTAGGTACACGGTTGTGAGAATTCTTCCTCCTGTCGAATTTGAAAATGGTGAGAAGAAATGTGATACATTCAAATTAAACGTGGAGATCTTCTCTTCTGACACTGGGGAGTGGAGAGAATCAGTTGTCTCGTCCCCACAGCACTTCAATTTTGGCCGCCTCAAGGAGTTATCCTTTACATACAATGGAATGTTATATTGGTTAACAGAGCAGGACTTTATTGTTATTGGTTTGGGTCCATTCTACGACAATGATGGAACTAGCAGCAGCAACAATAATGGTGATGGTATTATTGATCATAAACTGGGTTTCACCATATTTGAGGAGACTCTAGACTTTGGTTTTATGCTTCAGTACTCAGGTGTGTGCAGAGGATATGTGCTATTGTGCAACATGAGCATGCTCTCCAGAAGTCTGTATGTATATGAGTTGAAACAATCACAAGATGATGGAGGAGCTGCTGCTGGCAAGAAGTTGTATTTGAGTAAACGCAGAGTTTATTCCTTTGATGCTGAAATGATTCCGTTCAAATCGAATATGTTACTGATTGCTTTTGACCCAAGTAATAAGGATATTTTTTATCTGCGTGTGGACGATGATATTATCAAGTGGAATGTTCACACAGGAAAGTGGTCAAAGATATCTAGACACTGGGTAAAACGTTGTGACTATTACACAGTTGTGCTCCCATGGTGGCCGACCTCAATTCCTAGACTACCCCAGCAGCAGCAGCGTGCCCATCTCTGCTAG
- the LOC117619614 gene encoding uncharacterized protein LOC117619614, protein MNNIIIVIRRSDYGGEGKRRPQVILACERIGNYKSCKSSETTDVRSDANDDTKKCARDTGTKKCGCQFLLKGVNIGDEDDWNLEVVCGVHNHPISKYLQGHSFVRRLSEEENAMLMDMYKSLVKPKDILVTLKDRNAMNVSTMKTIYNARI, encoded by the coding sequence atgaataatattataattgtaattagaAGATCTGATTATGGAGGTGAGGGCAAGAGGAGACCTCAAGTAATACTTGCTTGTGAGAGGATCGGTAACTACAAGTCTTGCAAGTCTAGTGAGACAACTGATGTAAGGTCGGATGCAAATGATGATACGAAAAAGTGTGCTAGGGACACTGGTACAAAGAAATGTGGATGCCAATTCTTGTTAAAAGGTGTTAATATTGGTGATGAGGATgattggaatttggaggtGGTTTGCGGAGTACATAACCATCCTATTTCAAAGTACCTTCAAGGTCATTCATTTGTGAGGCGACTTTCTGAAGAGGAGAATGCCATGTTGATGGACATGTATAAGAGTTTGGTGAAACCCAAAGATATTTTGGTCACCTTGAAGGATAGAAATGCAATGAATGTTTCAACTATGAAGACAATATACAATGCTAGGATCTga
- the LOC117613837 gene encoding phosphatidylinositol transfer protein 3-like, producing MSTGIKKSPSNGSEKILSFEEQQAKINEVKRLIGTLPDKLSIYCSDGSISRHLRARNWNVKKATKMLKDTLKWRAEYKPEEIRWEEVAREAETGKIYRSNYFDKHGRPVLVMRPSCQNSKSTKGQIRYLVYCMENAILNLPPDQEQMVWMIDFQGFNLSHISVKLTRETAHVLQDHYPERLGLAILYNPPKFFEPFFTMVKPFLEPKTYNKVKFVYSDDVNAKKIMEDLFDIDKLEAAFGGNDTSGFDINKYAERMKEDDKKMPAIWTRGNPALAASEPAPTSAALTLDSIKLDSDSDASDNEKTDSSSSHGIEPEVVSDHDELVAAGTRNATEDVH from the exons ATGAGTACGGGAATAAAGAAATCCCCTTCAAATGGCTCTGAGAAGATTTTATCATTTGAAGAGCAGCAGGCAAAG ATTAACGAAGTGAAGAGGTTGATAGGAACATTGCCTGATAAGTTGTCCATTTATTGTTCTGATGGATCCATCTCAAGGCATCTGAGGGCAAGAAACTGGAATGTCAAGAAAGCTACGAAAATGTTAAAAGATACCTTGAAATGGAGGGCAGAATACAAACCGGAGGAGATTCGTTGG GAAGAGGTAGCTCGTGAAGCAGAAACAGGGAAAATTTACAGATCAAATTATTTTGACAAGCATGGGAGACCAGTTCTTGTCATGAGACCTAGTTGTCAG AACTCAAAGTCGACAAAAGGACAGATTAGATACTTGGTATACTGCATGGAGAATGCTATTTTAAATCTACCTCCAGATCAGGAACAAATGGTTTGGATGATAGATTTTCAgggtttcaatttgtcacatATTTCAGTGAAGTTGACACGGGAAACTGCCCATGTTTTACAAGACCATTATCCAGAACGCCTAGGTCTTGCAATACTGTACAATCCACCAAAGTTTTTTGAACCATTCTTTACG ATGGTAAAGCCTTTTCTAGAGCCAAAGACTTACAACAAAGTCAAGTTTGTTTACTCGGATGATGTCAATGCCAAGAAGATAATGGAGGATCTATTTGATATTGATAAACTGGAGGCTGCATTTGGGGGAAATGATACATCAGGTtttgatataaataaatatgctGAGAGGATGAAAGAGGATGACAAGAAGATGCCTGCAATTTGGACAAGAGGAAATCCTGCCTTGGCAGCCTCAGAACCTGCCCCTACCAGTGCTGCTCTTACATTGGATTCTATCAAGTTAGACTCAGATTCTGATGCATCTGATAATGAAAAAACAGACAGTTCCTCATCCCATGGGATAGAACCAGAAGTTGTCTCAGACCATGATGAACTGGTGGCTGCCGGTACCAGAAACGCTACAGAAGATGTACATTGA